The following are encoded together in the Dickeya lacustris genome:
- a CDS encoding formate hydrogenlyase maturation HycH family protein yields the protein MSADVRFYALNRKFLDSRDKIPEQAQQVMYYSLAIGHHVGVIDCLKQVLHCPLSEYEGWVGQLADDEARRKMLGLLRFGEITIDSTHVTLLGSAFGALNERDSHPDWTQSLMGQLAAIQQEPAIYLMVKRLDN from the coding sequence ATGAGCGCCGACGTGCGTTTTTACGCGTTAAACCGCAAGTTCCTCGACAGCCGCGACAAAATCCCGGAGCAGGCGCAGCAGGTGATGTACTACTCGCTGGCTATCGGCCACCACGTCGGCGTGATTGATTGCCTGAAACAGGTGCTGCACTGCCCGCTGTCGGAGTACGAAGGCTGGGTCGGCCAGTTGGCTGATGACGAGGCGCGCCGCAAAATGCTCGGTCTGCTGCGCTTTGGCGAAATCACCATCGACAGCACCCATGTGACCTTGCTGGGAAGCGCCTTCGGTGCGCTAAACGAGCGCGACAGCCACCCGGACTGGACGCAGTCGCTAATGGGCCAACTGGCGGCAATCCAACAAGAGCCTGCCATCTACTTAATGGTGAAACGCCTTGATAACTGA
- a CDS encoding NADH-quinone oxidoreductase subunit B family protein, translated as MTQLPDGVDHYQTTPITLDEQAQQLKKTLLKDIKRSAYVYRVDCGGCNGCEIEIFSAITPLFDAERFGIKVVASPRHADILLFTGAVTRAMRTPALRAYESAPDPKICISYGACGCGGGIFHDLYCVWGGSDKIVPIDVYIPGCPPTPAATIYGFAVALGLLEQKLHGKDHQQAEQEKAALIHPSLPLDLRVQVEREARLMAGYRQGREISDSFLRLLENQPLAGFEQRVTRWLDQHNDPRLNEITGHLLRIYHAMLNGETVR; from the coding sequence ATGACCCAACTTCCCGACGGTGTCGATCACTACCAGACCACACCCATCACGCTGGATGAACAGGCACAGCAGCTCAAGAAAACGCTGCTCAAAGACATTAAACGCTCCGCTTACGTCTATCGCGTGGACTGCGGCGGCTGCAACGGCTGTGAAATCGAGATTTTCTCCGCCATTACGCCACTGTTTGATGCCGAGCGTTTCGGTATCAAAGTGGTGGCCTCACCGCGCCATGCCGATATTTTGCTGTTTACCGGCGCGGTGACGCGCGCCATGCGCACACCGGCGTTGCGTGCGTATGAATCCGCCCCCGACCCGAAAATTTGTATCTCGTACGGGGCCTGCGGCTGCGGCGGCGGCATCTTCCACGACCTGTATTGCGTGTGGGGCGGCAGCGACAAAATCGTGCCGATTGATGTCTATATTCCCGGCTGCCCGCCAACACCGGCGGCGACCATTTACGGCTTTGCCGTGGCATTAGGGCTTCTTGAGCAAAAACTGCACGGCAAAGATCACCAGCAGGCCGAACAGGAAAAAGCCGCGCTGATCCACCCCTCGCTGCCGCTCGATCTGCGCGTGCAGGTTGAACGCGAAGCCCGCCTGATGGCCGGTTATCGCCAGGGCCGTGAAATCAGCGACAGCTTCCTGCGGCTGCTGGAAAACCAGCCGCTGGCCGGGTTTGAACAGCGGGTCACACGCTGGCTTGACCAGCACAACGACCCGCGCCTGAACGAAATCACCGGCCATTTGTTGCGCATTTACCACGCCATGCTAAACGGGGAGACGGTACGATGA
- a CDS encoding hydrogenase 4 subunit F: MTTLDLFSVLLGVPLVAALLAFACRFTGVAARQLVSLMHLLGIGALLVVTLLSVWTVYQQGELLAAGRWLHLDSLSALFLAILGVIGFLTGLYSMGYMNHEVDSGEVSVTTLCHYYGFFHLFLFTMLLVITSNNLILMWAAIEATTLSSAFLVGLYGQRSSLEAAWKYIIICTVGVAFGLYGTVLVYANAANVMAEPGNAIFWTEVLHHASELDTTLMHLAFIFILIGFGTKTGLFPMHAWLPDAHSEAPSPTSALLSAVLLNCALLVIVRYTILISAAIGPDFPQRLLLVFGLLSVAVAALLILVQRDMKRLLAYSSVENMGLIAVALGIGGPLGVLAALLHTLNHSLAKTLLFCGSGNVLLKYGTRDMDAVKGILRVAPVTGALLAAGALALGGMPPFNVFLSEFMTVTAGIHAGHLPLVIVLLVLLTVVLAGLVRMVATTVLGSQPEAVSKGELGWLTTAPMLVLLVLMLVMGTRIPQPVTQLLERATAIVLNDTVLNDSTARPDAANALSLRPQPAPREAGAFIPMTGTEPAVLSTASRQEMSRD; this comes from the coding sequence ATGACAACGTTGGATCTGTTTTCTGTGCTGCTGGGGGTGCCGCTGGTAGCGGCGCTGCTGGCATTCGCCTGTCGCTTTACCGGCGTGGCCGCGCGCCAGTTGGTCAGCCTGATGCACCTGCTCGGCATCGGCGCACTGCTGGTGGTCACGCTGCTGTCGGTATGGACGGTCTACCAGCAAGGCGAACTGTTGGCCGCCGGGCGCTGGTTACATCTCGACAGCCTGAGCGCGCTGTTTTTAGCCATTCTCGGTGTGATTGGTTTTCTCACCGGCCTTTACTCCATGGGGTATATGAACCATGAAGTGGACAGCGGCGAAGTCAGCGTCACCACGCTGTGCCACTATTACGGCTTTTTCCACCTGTTCCTGTTCACCATGCTGCTGGTGATAACCAGCAATAACCTGATTCTGATGTGGGCGGCGATTGAAGCCACCACGCTCAGTTCCGCGTTTCTGGTCGGGTTGTATGGTCAGCGCTCGTCGCTGGAAGCGGCGTGGAAGTACATCATCATCTGTACTGTCGGCGTCGCCTTCGGCTTATATGGCACGGTGCTGGTGTACGCCAACGCCGCCAACGTGATGGCCGAGCCGGGCAACGCCATTTTCTGGACTGAAGTGCTGCACCACGCCAGCGAGCTCGACACCACGCTGATGCACCTGGCGTTCATCTTCATTCTGATTGGCTTTGGCACCAAAACCGGCCTGTTCCCGATGCACGCCTGGCTGCCGGATGCGCACAGTGAAGCGCCAAGCCCCACCAGCGCCCTGCTCTCTGCGGTGTTGCTGAACTGCGCGCTGCTGGTGATTGTGCGCTACACCATCCTTATCAGCGCCGCCATCGGCCCGGACTTCCCGCAGCGTTTACTGCTGGTGTTTGGCCTGCTGTCGGTGGCGGTCGCCGCCCTGCTGATTCTGGTGCAACGCGACATGAAACGCCTGCTGGCCTACTCCAGCGTGGAAAACATGGGGCTGATTGCCGTGGCGCTCGGCATCGGCGGCCCGCTGGGGGTTCTGGCGGCGCTGCTGCACACCCTCAACCACAGCCTGGCGAAAACGCTGCTGTTCTGCGGCTCAGGTAATGTGCTGCTGAAATACGGCACCCGCGACATGGACGCCGTCAAAGGCATTTTGCGTGTCGCCCCGGTGACGGGCGCACTGCTGGCCGCAGGCGCACTGGCGCTCGGTGGGATGCCGCCGTTTAACGTGTTCCTCAGTGAGTTTATGACCGTGACCGCCGGTATCCACGCCGGTCATCTGCCGCTGGTCATCGTGCTGCTGGTGCTGCTCACCGTGGTGCTGGCCGGGCTGGTGCGCATGGTGGCGACCACGGTGCTCGGCAGCCAGCCGGAGGCAGTCAGTAAAGGCGAGCTCGGCTGGCTCACCACCGCCCCGATGCTGGTGCTGCTGGTGCTTATGCTGGTGATGGGCACGCGCATTCCGCAACCCGTGACCCAGTTGCTGGAGCGGGCCACGGCGATTGTGCTCAATGACACCGTGCTCAATGACAGCACAGCCCGCCCTGACGCCGCCAACGCCCTCAGCCTGCGCCCGCAGCCTGCGCCGCGTGAGGCTGGCGCATTTATACCGATGACAGGCACGGAGCCTGCCGTTTTATCCACTGCTTCCCGTCAGGAGATGTCCCGTGACTAA
- the hyfH gene encoding hydrogenase 4 subunit H: MIKLFKTILKAGNSTVKYPFAPLPVPAGFRGRPEYDPQQCIGCAACTMACPANALTMENALESGTRIWQLFLGRCIFCGRCEEVCPTRAIVLSQDFEMAVASKADLYQRATFQLLNCHVCQRPFAPQKEVEYAMALLAHAGVPESEVEARRAQFETCPDCKRKQNMNHRGKVPLSQHLPTPSTQKGDAS, encoded by the coding sequence ATGATCAAATTATTCAAAACCATCCTCAAAGCGGGCAACAGCACCGTGAAATACCCGTTCGCGCCGCTGCCGGTGCCAGCCGGATTTCGCGGCCGCCCCGAGTACGACCCGCAGCAGTGTATCGGCTGTGCCGCCTGTACCATGGCTTGCCCGGCCAATGCGCTGACGATGGAAAACGCGCTGGAAAGCGGCACCCGTATCTGGCAACTGTTCCTTGGCCGCTGCATTTTTTGCGGCCGCTGCGAGGAGGTGTGCCCTACCCGCGCCATTGTGTTGTCGCAGGATTTTGAAATGGCGGTGGCCAGCAAAGCGGATTTGTATCAGCGCGCCACCTTCCAGCTACTTAACTGCCACGTTTGCCAGCGCCCGTTCGCGCCGCAAAAAGAGGTGGAGTACGCCATGGCGCTGCTGGCGCACGCCGGGGTGCCGGAAAGCGAAGTCGAAGCGCGCCGCGCACAGTTTGAAACCTGCCCGGATTGCAAACGTAAACAGAACATGAACCATCGGGGCAAGGTGCCGCTCAGTCAGCACCTGCCGACCCCGAGTACACAGAAAGGGGATGCGTCATGA
- a CDS encoding hydrogenase 4 subunit D, producing METIALATLLLPFLGALLIAVVPQRLAKGVCTLFALLATLGMAWLAGCYLQSGKLDTVVTLYRYGQADLFGFVFDRVSLLIGFAVVSLGFLVSLYSCGYLTLGNREHPHEGSNRYYAFLLVFIGAMAGLTLSSTLLGQLVFFEITGGCSWALIGYYQKPKSLRSALKALLVTHVASVGLYLAAAWLFATTGTFALSAIAQLDDTSKIVVFGGILLAAWGKSAQLPLHIWLPDAMEAPTPVSAYLHAASMVKVGVYIFARAILSAVEVPHIIGVVGVIMATLTLVYGFWMYLPQKDMKRLLAYSTITQLAYIFLALSLSIFGSRMAFDAGLAYIFNHAYAKSLFFLVAGALSYSCGTRMLPQLRGMLTRLPLLGVGFCVAALAITGVPPFNGFFSKFPLFAAGFTLSNEAVWLLPVLIIALVESVASFAWFLYWFGRTVPGKPSEEVAGAIPVPASMNLVLLVLIVMSLCSSVIAALWLK from the coding sequence ATGGAGACTATTGCTCTCGCCACCCTGCTGCTGCCGTTTCTCGGCGCGCTGTTAATAGCCGTGGTGCCGCAGCGCCTGGCTAAAGGGGTGTGTACGCTGTTTGCGCTGCTGGCAACACTCGGTATGGCCTGGCTTGCCGGGTGCTACCTGCAAAGCGGCAAGCTCGACACCGTCGTCACCCTCTACCGTTACGGCCAGGCCGATTTGTTCGGCTTTGTGTTTGACCGCGTCAGCCTGTTAATTGGTTTTGCCGTGGTTTCGCTCGGCTTTCTGGTTAGCCTCTACTCGTGCGGCTACCTGACGCTCGGCAACCGCGAACACCCGCACGAAGGCAGCAACCGTTACTACGCCTTCCTGCTGGTGTTTATCGGCGCAATGGCCGGGTTAACGCTCTCATCAACGCTGCTCGGCCAGTTAGTGTTCTTTGAAATCACCGGCGGCTGCTCCTGGGCGTTAATTGGCTATTACCAGAAACCGAAATCACTGCGCTCGGCGCTCAAAGCGCTGCTGGTCACGCATGTGGCCTCCGTCGGCCTGTATCTGGCCGCCGCCTGGCTGTTCGCCACCACCGGCACCTTCGCCCTGAGCGCCATCGCCCAGTTAGATGACACCAGCAAAATCGTCGTGTTTGGCGGCATTCTGCTGGCGGCCTGGGGGAAATCAGCCCAGTTACCGCTGCACATCTGGCTGCCGGATGCGATGGAAGCGCCTACGCCGGTGAGTGCCTACCTGCACGCCGCGTCGATGGTGAAAGTCGGGGTGTATATTTTCGCCCGGGCGATTTTGTCAGCCGTCGAGGTGCCGCACATTATCGGCGTGGTCGGTGTGATTATGGCAACCCTGACGCTGGTGTACGGTTTCTGGATGTACCTGCCGCAAAAAGACATGAAGCGGCTGCTGGCCTACTCCACCATCACCCAGTTGGCCTACATCTTTCTGGCGCTGTCGCTGTCGATTTTTGGCTCGCGCATGGCTTTTGATGCGGGCCTTGCCTACATCTTTAACCACGCCTATGCCAAGAGCCTGTTCTTCCTGGTGGCCGGGGCGCTCAGTTATAGCTGCGGCACCCGCATGTTGCCGCAACTGCGCGGCATGTTAACGCGCCTGCCGCTGCTCGGCGTCGGCTTTTGCGTCGCGGCGCTCGCCATCACCGGGGTGCCGCCGTTTAACGGCTTTTTCAGCAAATTCCCGCTGTTTGCCGCCGGGTTCACCCTGTCAAACGAGGCGGTGTGGCTGCTGCCGGTGTTGATAATCGCCCTGGTGGAATCCGTCGCCAGCTTTGCCTGGTTCCTCTACTGGTTTGGCCGCACCGTGCCGGGTAAACCCTCCGAGGAGGTGGCCGGTGCGATACCGGTGCCGGCGTCAATGAATCTGGTATTGCTGGTGCTGATTGTGATGTCGCTGTGCTCAAGCGTCATCGCCGCACTCTGGCTGAAATAA
- the hyfE gene encoding hydrogenase 4 membrane subunit: MTGSLLVNNLAGLLIITSMLVIAARKPTVSAVLYALQSLVLVLIFIALGNLLGSHELFLWSMTAFATKVVLVPVIMYRAFRRLSDPQADGGVLSTATLILIASVIVLLSYFAVAPVQLPIVSALKPVLAVSLGHFLIGLLCIVSQRNILKQVFGYCLMENGAHLTLALLAYRAPELVEVGIATDAIFAVIVMALMARKIHRTLHTLNVQQLTALKG, encoded by the coding sequence ATGACTGGATCGCTTCTCGTCAATAATCTGGCTGGTCTGTTAATCATCACCTCGATGCTGGTGATAGCCGCCAGAAAACCCACGGTTTCCGCCGTGCTGTACGCCTTGCAATCGCTGGTGCTGGTGCTGATTTTTATCGCGCTCGGCAACCTGCTGGGCTCTCACGAACTCTTTTTGTGGTCGATGACGGCCTTCGCCACCAAGGTGGTGTTGGTGCCGGTCATCATGTACCGCGCCTTTCGCCGCCTGAGTGACCCGCAGGCCGACGGCGGCGTGCTCAGTACCGCCACGCTTATTCTGATTGCCAGCGTGATTGTGCTGCTGAGTTATTTCGCCGTCGCCCCGGTGCAATTGCCGATAGTCAGCGCACTTAAGCCGGTGCTGGCGGTGTCGCTTGGCCATTTTCTGATTGGCCTGCTGTGCATCGTCAGCCAGCGCAACATCCTCAAGCAGGTGTTCGGCTACTGCCTGATGGAGAACGGCGCGCACCTGACGCTGGCGCTGCTGGCCTACCGCGCGCCTGAACTGGTGGAAGTGGGAATTGCCACCGATGCCATTTTCGCGGTCATCGTGATGGCGCTGATGGCGCGCAAGATCCACCGCACGCTGCACACCCTGAATGTTCAGCAACTGACCGCGCTGAAAGGATGA
- the hycI gene encoding hydrogenase maturation peptidase HycI, producing the protein MVLTVGNTMMGDDGAGPLLAERMTQQPVNGWSVIDGGAIPENAAHTLRSLKPRRLLVVDATDMGLAPGEMRIVDPQRIAEDMLMNTHSLPLNYLIDSLKEDIPEVIFIGIQPALVAFYFPISQEVTQAVEQLYQRLAAWEGNGGIEALVSA; encoded by the coding sequence ATGGTGCTGACCGTCGGTAACACCATGATGGGCGATGACGGCGCAGGCCCGCTGCTGGCCGAGCGCATGACGCAGCAACCGGTCAATGGCTGGTCGGTGATTGACGGCGGTGCGATTCCCGAGAACGCCGCCCATACGCTGCGCTCGCTCAAGCCACGCCGCCTGCTGGTGGTCGATGCCACCGACATGGGGCTGGCACCGGGAGAGATGCGCATCGTTGACCCGCAACGCATCGCCGAAGACATGCTGATGAACACCCACAGCCTGCCGCTCAATTACCTGATAGACAGCCTGAAAGAAGACATTCCCGAGGTGATTTTTATCGGTATTCAGCCAGCGCTGGTGGCGTTCTACTTCCCGATAAGCCAGGAAGTGACGCAGGCCGTCGAGCAGCTCTACCAGCGTCTGGCTGCCTGGGAGGGCAACGGCGGCATTGAGGCGCTCGTCTCGGCCTGA
- a CDS encoding NADH-quinone oxidoreductase subunit C produces MTNSFTATAQPALGAQYVAQVRAQFPTAILEEERQTENQLTITVKLNSLPEVVEYLYYQHGGWLSVLFGNDERSLNGHFAVYYVLSMEQGEKCWVVVKALVNPTVPEFPSVTPRVPAAVWGEREVRDMYGLIPVGLPDERRLVLPDDWPDELYPLRKDAMDYRQRPAPTRDDESYTFVNEATGDTRVVPIGPMHITSDEPGHFRLFVDGEQIIDADYRLFYVHRGMEKLAETRMGYNEVTFLSDRVCGICGFTHSVAYTNSIENALGVVVPPRAHAIRSVLLEVERLHSHLLNIGLSSHFVGFDTGFMQFFRVREKSMQIAEILTGARKTYGLNLIGGIRRDILKDDRLKTIKLIREMREEVTQLTDMLLGTANMGQRTQGIGVLDKQIARDYSPVGPMIRASGFKRDVRVDHPFAAYLDLPMELHHLDAGDVYSRVLVRVREVFTSLAMIEFSLDNLPEGPILNENIHYQPHKFALGFTEAPRGEDIHWSMTGDNQKLFRWRCRAATYANWPVLRFMLRGNTISDAPLIIGSLDPCYSCTDRVTLVDVRKNKITTVPYKEIERYGLERTRSPLK; encoded by the coding sequence GTGACTAATTCATTCACTGCCACTGCCCAGCCTGCGTTAGGCGCGCAATACGTCGCCCAGGTCAGAGCCCAATTCCCGACGGCTATTCTGGAAGAAGAGCGCCAGACCGAAAACCAACTGACGATAACGGTTAAGCTCAATAGCCTGCCGGAAGTGGTGGAGTATTTGTATTATCAGCACGGCGGCTGGCTGTCGGTGCTGTTCGGCAATGACGAGCGCTCGCTTAACGGCCATTTCGCCGTCTACTACGTGCTCTCAATGGAGCAAGGCGAGAAGTGCTGGGTGGTGGTCAAAGCGCTGGTGAACCCGACGGTGCCGGAGTTCCCGTCCGTCACGCCGCGCGTGCCTGCCGCTGTGTGGGGCGAGCGCGAAGTGCGCGACATGTACGGCTTGATCCCGGTCGGCCTGCCGGATGAACGCCGTCTGGTGTTACCGGATGACTGGCCGGATGAACTCTACCCGCTGCGTAAAGACGCGATGGATTACCGCCAGCGCCCGGCCCCGACCCGCGACGATGAATCCTACACCTTCGTCAACGAAGCCACCGGCGACACCCGCGTGGTGCCCATCGGCCCGATGCACATCACCTCCGACGAACCCGGCCATTTCCGGCTGTTTGTTGATGGCGAGCAGATTATCGACGCCGACTATCGGCTGTTTTATGTCCATCGCGGCATGGAAAAGCTGGCGGAAACCCGCATGGGTTACAACGAAGTGACCTTCCTGTCTGACCGGGTGTGCGGCATTTGCGGCTTTACCCACAGCGTGGCCTACACCAACTCTATTGAGAATGCGCTGGGCGTGGTGGTGCCGCCACGCGCCCATGCCATCCGCAGTGTGCTGCTGGAAGTCGAACGCCTGCACAGCCACCTGCTGAATATCGGCTTATCCAGCCACTTTGTTGGTTTCGACACCGGTTTTATGCAGTTCTTCCGGGTGCGTGAAAAATCGATGCAGATTGCCGAAATCCTGACCGGTGCGCGTAAAACCTACGGCCTGAACCTGATAGGCGGCATTCGTCGTGACATTCTCAAAGATGACCGGCTGAAAACCATCAAGCTTATCCGTGAAATGCGCGAAGAGGTGACACAGCTGACCGATATGCTGCTTGGCACCGCCAATATGGGCCAGCGCACCCAGGGTATTGGCGTGCTGGATAAGCAAATCGCCCGCGATTACAGCCCGGTCGGGCCGATGATCCGCGCCAGCGGCTTTAAGCGCGACGTGCGCGTTGACCACCCGTTCGCCGCCTATCTCGATTTACCGATGGAGCTGCATCACCTCGATGCCGGTGACGTCTATTCGCGCGTGCTGGTGCGGGTGCGCGAAGTGTTTACTTCGCTGGCGATGATTGAGTTTAGCCTCGACAACCTGCCGGAAGGCCCGATCCTCAATGAGAACATTCACTATCAGCCGCACAAGTTCGCGCTCGGCTTTACCGAAGCGCCGCGCGGCGAGGACATTCACTGGAGTATGACCGGCGACAACCAGAAGTTGTTCCGCTGGCGCTGCCGTGCCGCCACCTACGCCAACTGGCCGGTGCTGCGCTTTATGCTGCGCGGCAACACCATATCGGACGCGCCGCTGATTATCGGCAGCCTTGACCCCTGCTACTCCTGTACCGACCGCGTCACGCTGGTGGATGTGCGCAAAAACAAGATAACCACCGTGCCGTATAAAGAGATTGAGCGTTACGGGCTGGAACGCACCCGTTCACCGCTGAAATGA
- a CDS encoding LodA/GoxA family CTQ-dependent oxidase: protein MRSLYDEQEKLTTTCSCDDPIACLQHMFVDMTAKRRVAQGQCPARRPVFLRTHGIIKGALTFHPDIPAPLQHGLFAQPGSQHPVYVRYSSDLADGRPDWESTIGIGIKIFDVPGKKVVSDDGENTADLLLQNVPFFFVDNARQMCEFTKASFEGWGNEWVRRFAPATNQLLDDMAKPIRSVLETRLWSVVPFQLGDTYCKYILSPGTSTFADDPDINDPNFLATDLAARLLKGDVTLEIFIQPRPDAAQYGDAYLDEHFPLDKATVIWDEKIAKPVPVATIVLPAQDIRQQEQAIYGDWLAFNIGRVPHANRPVGSLAEARMVVYQASADYRRRQNDQPVSEPSAPGEPQIKNPSCPFPHHKAPEQPQALSDEQIARITQVRIHPGIGVMRVGNSQNDYTIGPEVTHPARTEFGQTRDEGGAMKRQAARFRLYGYDQYGNVVGEIQQSHNSQIEWSVHLANRKAQWFEFNAAMDLPATCNLTVPLRNPDVTGSDRAALCIDPGEKRISGLSMQDGSFALTGNFQGTPVYLGELRTDAVGRLLVLPGYGVSASPENKPVYVPSHPTSFNNAAGWYDDIADGPVHAKVTIGDKDFTADAAWVFSAPPNYAPDLTSWRTLDDLLRSVYIQAGMMSLPEQVSFNTHIRPILERISNLQWVNKGISAMFGADGPMNFNDAALMRKLSFAPESSLYPDPYGELRRTVYNSFRSAFGQDQDLNGWPWQYGDTFGYSDPSEASAVEAQTYLRLPAYYDYLLSSWVKGDFIDDYAPEEPQPHTLAQVPLQHQPEMLDRAAMHFCLADAFHPGCELTWPIRHASLFRAPYRIRERVPGSGEPDYGSTLTQTDVLRINGPLYAQGPGDLTRWMAVPWQGDTAYCRSGYDMEYDPYLPTYWPAHVPNQVLTLIDYETLCDTRKPLDERIAAFHNRPSWLRQLPSQNPAPEQMMYMIAHFGELGILEARPRPADLSWLPEFLYVENLTVAKEGELEEAHRIFTERYVRLGFHDRLLAEAGWFNEEHRNAFATIKLRSS, encoded by the coding sequence ATGCGAAGCCTTTATGATGAGCAGGAGAAATTAACCACCACGTGCAGTTGCGATGACCCGATTGCCTGCCTGCAACATATGTTCGTGGATATGACAGCCAAACGGCGCGTGGCGCAGGGGCAATGCCCGGCGCGTCGCCCGGTCTTTCTGCGTACCCACGGGATTATCAAAGGTGCCCTGACGTTTCATCCCGACATTCCGGCTCCGTTACAGCACGGGCTGTTTGCCCAACCCGGCAGCCAGCATCCGGTTTATGTGCGTTATTCGTCAGACCTGGCCGATGGCCGCCCGGACTGGGAGAGCACCATCGGTATCGGCATCAAGATTTTTGATGTCCCCGGTAAGAAAGTGGTCAGTGATGACGGTGAAAACACCGCCGACCTGCTGTTACAGAATGTGCCGTTCTTCTTTGTTGATAACGCGCGCCAGATGTGTGAATTCACCAAAGCCAGCTTCGAAGGCTGGGGCAATGAATGGGTGCGCCGCTTCGCACCGGCCACCAACCAACTGCTTGATGACATGGCCAAACCCATCCGCTCGGTGCTGGAAACCCGCCTGTGGAGCGTGGTGCCGTTTCAGTTAGGCGACACCTACTGCAAATATATTCTGTCGCCCGGCACCTCCACTTTCGCCGATGACCCGGACATCAACGACCCGAACTTTCTGGCCACCGATCTGGCCGCCCGGCTGTTAAAAGGCGACGTGACGCTGGAGATTTTTATTCAGCCGCGCCCGGACGCCGCCCAATATGGCGACGCCTACCTTGATGAGCATTTCCCGCTGGATAAGGCCACGGTCATCTGGGATGAGAAAATCGCCAAACCGGTACCTGTCGCCACCATTGTGTTGCCAGCCCAGGATATTCGCCAGCAAGAACAGGCGATTTACGGCGACTGGCTGGCCTTTAATATTGGCCGGGTGCCGCACGCCAACCGCCCGGTCGGCAGCCTTGCCGAAGCCCGTATGGTGGTGTATCAGGCCAGTGCCGATTACCGGCGCAGGCAAAACGACCAACCGGTCAGCGAACCCAGCGCGCCGGGTGAACCCCAGATTAAAAACCCCAGTTGCCCGTTCCCGCACCATAAAGCGCCAGAGCAACCGCAGGCGCTCTCTGACGAGCAAATAGCCCGCATCACCCAGGTGCGCATTCACCCCGGTATCGGCGTGATGCGCGTTGGCAACAGCCAGAACGATTACACGATAGGCCCGGAAGTGACGCACCCGGCGCGCACCGAATTTGGCCAAACCCGTGACGAAGGCGGCGCGATGAAACGTCAGGCGGCGCGCTTTCGCCTGTATGGGTATGACCAGTACGGCAATGTGGTCGGCGAAATTCAGCAAAGCCACAACAGCCAGATTGAGTGGTCAGTACATCTGGCGAACCGCAAGGCGCAGTGGTTTGAATTCAATGCGGCGATGGATTTGCCCGCAACCTGCAACCTGACGGTGCCGCTGCGTAACCCGGATGTCACCGGCAGCGATCGCGCGGCGCTGTGTATCGACCCCGGTGAAAAACGCATCAGCGGCCTGAGTATGCAGGACGGCAGCTTTGCCCTGACGGGCAATTTCCAGGGCACGCCGGTCTACCTTGGCGAGCTGCGTACCGACGCCGTTGGCCGCCTGCTGGTGCTGCCCGGCTACGGCGTTTCCGCCAGCCCGGAAAATAAACCGGTGTACGTGCCAAGCCACCCCACCAGCTTTAATAACGCCGCCGGTTGGTATGACGACATCGCCGACGGCCCGGTTCACGCCAAAGTGACCATAGGCGACAAAGATTTTACGGCCGATGCCGCCTGGGTATTCTCGGCACCGCCGAACTACGCCCCGGACTTAACCAGCTGGCGCACGCTGGATGACCTGCTGCGCAGCGTCTACATTCAGGCGGGCATGATGTCGCTGCCGGAGCAGGTGTCTTTCAACACGCACATTCGCCCCATTCTTGAGCGCATCAGCAATCTGCAATGGGTGAATAAAGGCATTTCGGCGATGTTTGGCGCTGACGGCCCGATGAATTTCAATGATGCCGCCCTGATGCGCAAGCTGTCCTTCGCGCCCGAAAGCAGCCTCTACCCCGACCCTTATGGCGAACTGCGCCGCACCGTGTACAACAGCTTCCGCTCGGCGTTCGGGCAGGATCAAGATCTGAACGGCTGGCCGTGGCAGTATGGCGACACCTTTGGCTATAGCGATCCGAGCGAAGCCAGCGCAGTGGAGGCACAGACCTATCTGCGCCTACCGGCCTACTATGACTACCTGCTCTCAAGCTGGGTGAAGGGCGATTTTATTGATGACTACGCGCCCGAGGAGCCGCAGCCCCACACGCTGGCACAAGTGCCGCTCCAGCATCAGCCGGAAATGCTTGACCGCGCCGCTATGCACTTCTGCCTGGCCGATGCCTTCCACCCCGGCTGTGAGCTGACCTGGCCGATACGCCATGCTTCGCTGTTCCGCGCGCCCTATCGCATTCGCGAGCGCGTGCCCGGCAGCGGCGAGCCGGATTATGGCAGCACCCTGACGCAAACCGATGTGCTGCGCATCAACGGCCCGCTCTACGCGCAAGGCCCCGGTGATTTAACGCGCTGGATGGCCGTACCCTGGCAGGGCGACACCGCCTATTGCCGTTCCGGTTACGATATGGAGTATGACCCGTATTTGCCGACCTACTGGCCGGCGCATGTGCCAAATCAGGTGCTGACGCTGATTGACTATGAAACCCTGTGCGACACGCGCAAACCTCTGGATGAACGCATTGCCGCCTTCCATAACCGCCCGTCGTGGTTACGCCAGTTGCCCAGCCAGAACCCGGCACCGGAGCAAATGATGTACATGATTGCGCATTTCGGCGAGCTGGGCATTCTGGAGGCGCGTCCTCGCCCGGCGGATTTAAGCTGGCTGCCCGAATTCTTGTATGTGGAAAACCTGACGGTCGCCAAAGAGGGCGAGCTGGAAGAGGCGCACCGTATCTTTACTGAACGCTATGTGCGGCTGGGCTTCCATGACCGGTTGCTGGCGGAAGCCGGATGGTTTAACGAGGAGCACCGTAATGCCTTTGCCACCATCAAACTGCGCAGCAGTTAA